In Glandiceps talaboti chromosome 16, keGlaTala1.1, whole genome shotgun sequence, a single window of DNA contains:
- the LOC144447465 gene encoding F-box/LRR-repeat protein 17-like, protein MATQKLDGPRCGEKRSSDCEVEDETKKPQKCVKYGDSDNSKESFVEDDVLEATSSGVEEKQEGMSSDIDDKLDTTLIDVDDKQDVPSSSDVNEKDGTMSLNADEKQDFPSSSDVNEKQTAMSINVDENPNVPSSSDVDKKQNTASSENDENRDPAKDTKGESQPVEYIYVRSVKTQTDITGMSPAEADALKRKVEEERIESLKRRREEAKPTTDSHLDASHEGLHINTIPRSIFVRIFSYLSKPILLNKVCLVCKYWNELCFDPALWRRINLEDYKNVMDTHLIRLTGISDNVVSLILTDCRKLTDDGIVTMTKQCSNLLELRIIRCTQLAGPSFLAIGENCPKILSLNISGCPGLCDPHLWKIVKGCCKLTHLRINACSSITNQALVAVGKHAPKLLLLTCQDNTNVTDGCMKQLIAGCPKIQTLCVHATGVSSFGVHEIAKLAHLRSLDLSYLRTVTTEAIKTVVFQCEHMITLNLCLCSQVNDECVAFIAKNGKKLKNLFLVSCSVTDEALIDIGRFSRSITHIDVGWCQGVTDRGTTAISETCKQLEHLGLTRCDRVQHKTVEELVTRFPRIHYSTFLLDSKRLIDEARRHGFVFDDESMRDNAN, encoded by the exons atggcaacacaaaaGTTGGATGGCCCTAGATGTGGGGAGAAGAGATCGTCAGACTGTGAAGTTGAGGATGAAACAAAGAAACCCCAAAAATGTGTGAAGTATGGCGATAGTGATAATAGCAAAGAGAGTTTTGTAGAAGATGATGTGCTTGAAGCCACATCATCAGGTGTTGAGGAGAAACAGGAAGGGATGTCATCAGATATTGATGACAAACTGGATACTACATTAATAGATGTTGATGATAAACAAGATGTTCCCTCATCGTCAGATGTTAATGAAAAAGATGGCACTATGTCCTTGAATGCTGATGAAAAACAAGATTTTCCCTCGTCATCAGATGTTAATGAAAAACAGACTGCAATGTCAATAAATGTTGATGAAAATCCAAATGTTCCCTCATCATCAGATgttgataaaaaacaaaatactgcatcatcagaaaatgatgaaaatcgGGATCCTGCAAAAGATACAAAGGGTGAGAGTCAACCTGTGGAATACATTTACGTCAGAAGTGTCAAAACACAAACTGATATAACCGGAATGAGTCCTGCAGAAGCAGATGCTCTGAAACggaaagtggaagaagagaggATTGAATCTCTGAAAAGAAGAAGAGAAGAAGCCAAGCCCACTACTGATTCACATTTAGACGCGAGTCATGAAGGGCTACACATCAATACAATACCAAGATCAATCTTTGTGCGTATATTTTCATACCTATCAAAACCTATACTACTGAACAAAGTTTGTCTagtttgtaaatattggaatgaaCTCTGTTTTGATCCTGCACTCTGGAGGAGAATTAACCTTGAAGACTATAAAAACGTGATGGACACTCATTTGATAAGACTTACTGGAATTAGTGACAATGTCGTCTCGTTAATTCTTACTGACTGTAGGAAGCTGACAGATGATGGCATTGTTACCATGACAAAACAATGTTCAAATCTGCTGGAACTGAGGATCATAAG GTGCACTCAGCTTGCAGGGCCAAGCTTTCTTGCCATTGGTGAAAACTGTCCAAAGATATTGAGTTTAAACATATCAGGATGTCCAGGTCTGTGTGATCCACATCTATGGAAG ATTGTAAAGGGTTGTTGTAAACTAACACATCTTAGAATAAATGCCTGTTCCAGTATCACCAATCAAGCGCTGGTAGCTGTTGGTAAACATGCCCCAAAACTACTACTATTAACATGCCAAgacaatacaaat GTGACTGATGGTTGTATGAAACAACTCATAGCTGGCTGTcccaaaatacagacactgtgTGTCCATGCCACTGGTGTGTCTTCATTTGGAGTTCATGAAATTGCCAAG TTGGCACATCTGAGAAGTCTAGATCTGAGTTATCTACGCACAGTAACAACCGAAGCAATCAAAACGGTAGTCTTCCAGTGTGAGCATATGATTACTTTAAACCTGTGTCTCTGTAGTCAAGTTAATGATGAGTGTGTTGCATTCATTGCTAAAAATGGCAAGAAGTTGAAGAACCTATTCCTTGTGTCTTGCAGTGTTACTGATGAAG CGTTGATAGATATCGGAAGGTTCAGCAGAAGTATTACCCATATTGATGTAGGGTGGTGTCAGGGAGTTACGGACAGAGGCACGACGGCGATATCGGAGACGTGTAAACAACTGGAACACCTCGGACTCACCAGATGCGATCGAGTTCAACATAAAACGGTGGAAGAATTAGTGACGAGGTTTCCGCGCATACATTACAGTACGTTTCTTTTAGATAGCAAGAGACTTATCGATGAAGCAAGAAGACACGGATTTGTCTTTGACGACGAAAGTATGCGTGATAACGCAAATTAA